The proteins below are encoded in one region of Oryzias melastigma strain HK-1 linkage group LG7, ASM292280v2, whole genome shotgun sequence:
- the LOC112159332 gene encoding monocarboxylate transporter 1 — protein MPPAVGGPVGYTPPEGGWGWAVVAGALICIGFSYAFPKSITVFFKEIEVVFDATPSQVSWISSIMLAVMYGAGPISSILVNKYGSRPIIMLGGVLAGSGLVAASFCNTVEQLYFFIGVVGGLGLAFNLNPALTMIGKYFYLRRPIANGIAMAGSPIFLSTLAPLNTWLYDEFGWRGSFLILGGLLLNCCVAGSLMRPIGPKPQPPQPVAGDDKAAPAQPKKTVLQTINTFIDLTLFKHRGFLLYLMGNVVMFFGLFSPLIFLSNFAKSKDISKEKAAFLLSIMAFIDMFARPSMGLLANTKLIRPRVQYYFAASVFLNGLCHVFAPLNVDYTGFIVYAIFFGFAFGWLSAVLFETLMDLVGAQRFSSAVGLVTIVECGPVLLGPPLTSSFYNYYHHYNYTYLTCGIILIIASVFLFVGMGINYRLLDKEKKEAERKQKEEPKEERTAMLEASSPSKTDESEPAPTLDEVARMDEDSV, from the exons ATGCCTCCAGCCGTGGGTGGGCCAGTGGGGTACACCCCCCCTGAGGGTGGCTGGGGCTGGGCAGTTGTGGCGGGTGCCCTCATCTGCATCGGCTTCTCCTACGCCTTCCCCAAATCCATCACCGTTTTCTTCAAGGAGATCGAGGTCGTCTTCGATGCCACGCCCAGTCAGGTGTCCTGGATCTCCTCCATTATGCTGGCTGTCATGTATGGAGCAG gTCCTATAAGCAGCATCCTGGTGAACAAATATGGCAGCCGACCAATCATCATGCTCGGGGGCGTCCTGGCAGGTTCTGGACTGGTTGCTGCTTCCTTCTGCAACACTGTGGAGCAGCTGTACTTCTTCATTGGAGTAGTCGGAG GTTTGGGACTCGCCTTCAATTTGAATCCGGCTCTCACCATGATCGGTAAATACTTCTACCTGCGGCGGCCCATCGCCAACGGCATCGCCATGGCGGGCAGCCCCATCTTCCTGTCCACCTTGGCTCCTCTGAACACCTGGCTGTATGATGAGTTTGGTTGGAGGGGCAGCTTCCTGATCCTGGGAGGACTTCTGCTGAACTGCTGCGTGGCCGGTTCTTTGATGCGACCCATCGGGCCCAAACCCCAGCCACCTCAGCCCGTGGCAGGGGACGACAAAGCCGCTCCGGCGCAGCCCAAAAAGACGGTGCTGCAGACCATCAACACGTTCATCGACCTCACGCTCTTCAAACATCGCGGCTTCCTGCTCTACCTCATGGGAAACGTGGTCATGTTCTTCGGCCTCTTCTCTCCTCTCATCTTCCTCTCCAACTTCGCCAAGAGTAAAGACATCAGCAAAGAAAAGGCGGCGTTCCTTCTCTCCATCATGGCTTTCATCGACATGTTCGCCCGACCTTCCATGGGACTCCTGGCCAACACCAAGCTGATCCGGCCCAGAGTGCAGTATTACTTTGCAGCTTCGGTTTTCCTGAACGGACTGTGTCACGTCTTCGCTCCTTTAAACGTGGACTACACCGGGTTCATCGTGTACGCCATCTTCTTCGGCTTCGCATTCGGCTGGCTGAGCGCCGTGCTGTTCGAGACCCTGATGGACCTGGTGGGGGCGCAGAGGTTCTCCTCCGCTGTGGGTCTGGTCACAATAGTGGAGTGTGGGCCTGTGCTGCTGGGACCCCCCTTGACAA GTAGTTTCTACAACTACTATCACCACTACAACTACACCTACCTCACCTGTGGAATCATCCTCATCATCGCCAGCGTCTTCCTCTTCGTGGGAATGGGCATCAACTACCGTTTGTTGGATAAAGAGAAGAAAGAGGCAGAGAGGAAGCAAAAGGAGGAGCCTAAAGAGGAGCGCACGGCCATGCTGGAGGCGTCTTCACCGTCGAAGACGGATGAATCGGAGCCGGCCCCCACCTTGGATGAGGTGGCGAGAATGGACGAGGACTCGGTGTAA
- the LOC112159343 gene encoding vasopressin V2 receptor, with translation MSVSMATQRYLSLNGTATPVTPVSSNGTSNERDALLAVAEVVVLAVILVMALLSNGLVLMVLLRQGKRHSPLHQFMINLCVADLVVALFQVLPQLVWDAKGRLPVSDFLCRLVKYLQVLGMFASPYIIVAMTVDRHYAICCPLQAHRSWTTKRWNSLIAVAWGLSLLLSLPQVFIFSRSEVAPGVYECWGTFADSWGLKAYVTWVTLAVFILPVLIIAFCQVRISREIHHNLYLKSESRPSKKSISHRPDRNTQEGEGGGAKRFCLPLSVSSLLFKDHRRSDSFNPRSTSQHLPMGPTRPPSRASRSETPSLVSALPPDPGAPPAVSSSEAPQGGQVTAAMSKTVRMTLVIVVVYSLCWAPYFTMQLWAAWCPDLPQKDPTFTLLMLLANLNSCTNPWIYSAFSSSVSPELRLLLCRGSLHHRGSLPGESSATHTSNI, from the exons ATgtctgtttccatggcaacacagAGGTACCTATCCCTGAACGGGACAGCGACCCCAGTGACCCCCGTGAGTTCGAACGGCACAAGCAATGAGAGGGACGCGCTGCTGGCCGTGGCTGAGGTGGTGGTGTTAGCCGTCATCCTGGTGATGGCGTTGCTTAGCAACGGGCTGGTGCTGATGGTGTTGCTACGGCAGGGGAAGCGCCACAGTCCGCTGCACCAGTTTATGATCAACCTGTGCGTGGCTGACCTGGTGGTGGCGCTGTTCCAG GTGTTACCCCAGCTGGTGTGGGACGCCAAGGGACGCCTTCCTGTTTCTGACTTCTTGTGCCGCCTGGTGAAATACCTCCAGGTCCTTGGGATGTTTGCATCCCCGTACATAATTGTTGCCATGACGGTGGACCGCCACTATGCcatctgctgccccctgcaggcgCACCGCAGCTGGACCACAAAGAGGTGGAACTCGCTCATAGCTGTGGCCTGGGGGCTGTCGCTGCTGCTCAGTCTGCCTCAG GTTTTCATCTTCTCCCGCTCAGAGGTGGCTCCAGGTGTGTATGAATGCTGGGGTACCTTTGCGGATTCCTGGGGGCTGAAGGCTTACGTCACATGGGTGACGCTAGCTGTCTTCATCCTCCCCGTCCTCATCATCGCTTTCTGTCAG gTGCGCATCTCCAGGGAGATTCATCACAACCTGTACCTGAAATCAGAGAGCCGTCCGTCCAAGAAATCCATTTCCCACAGACCGGACAGAAATACCCaggaaggagaaggaggaggagcaaagaGGTTCTGTCTCCCTCTCAGTGTTTCATCTTTACTGTTTAAAGATCATAGGAGGTCTGACAGCTTTAACCCAAGATCCACCTCACAACACCTCCCAATGGGCCCAACCAGGCCCCCCAGCAGAGCTTCACGGAGCGAGACTCCTTCTTTAG TTTCAGCCCTGCCGCCTGATCCTGGGGCGCCCCCTGCTGTCAGCTCGTCTGAAGCCCCTCAGGGGGGACAGGTGACCGCCGCCATGTCAAAGACGGTGAGGATGACCCTGGTCATCGTCGTGGTCTACTCTCTCTGCTGGGCGCCCTACTTCACCATGCAGCTGTGGGCCGCCTGGTGCCCTGACCTGCCCCAGAAAG ATCCAACGTTCACTCTGCTGATGCTGCTGGCCAATCTCAACTCGTGCACCAACCCGTGGATCTACTCCGCTTTCTCCAGCAGCGTCTCACCTGAGCTCCGGCTGCTGCTCTGTCGGGGGAGCCTTCATCACAGAGGCTCCTTACCTGGAGAATCCAGTGCCACGCACACCTCCAACATCTGA